Proteins found in one Pocillopora verrucosa isolate sample1 chromosome 12, ASM3666991v2, whole genome shotgun sequence genomic segment:
- the LOC131774308 gene encoding transient receptor potential cation channel subfamily A member 1 isoform X5, with translation MDYSSYRKLKAGKGNKIQKLHHAALSGNEAEVQKLLGKGVDINAPDSVGKTPLHNAILGKHFNIVDLLLKSGADVKCLDERGDTPLHAAVRVDSEAIVVLLLKDGKTNTNAKGFGSYTPLHIAAQMDCVDICKRLVEHEGDIAQAAEDKMTPFGFAIAKGAQAVSEYFAGIVKEKGMNLEGLLYNVDNEGSTLLHLAVDSGILPIVGLCLKLGSNVRQTKESDNSTALHLACSQGSLEIVQLLTNEIRDICKEEIIDEQGMFPIHRAAMNNHFTVVNFLLDQGAEADPRDIEGQTPLFLAASVGGTETVQLLMDRGADITLKDMELRSALHVAIGNTSTMDALMKSPSSKSLVVDKDATGYTPVHYAARAGCLEHIILFISKNKAAEQVTSDSLDTPLHIVSRYGWLEIAQRLLKKRNVRIINVQNDQGKTPLHLACHEGHEKIAKLLLMEGATIERDHHDRTPLHLAAAKGSEECVEYILETHPGSLNAIDKYQNTALNLAATAGHASLVIYLLSVKEQEILLNSQNQNVLDLAISNDKEAVAMAIIEHPRWKEVMDSAVGGGVSQIQTLVEKMPEVAERVLDQCVDQEGDPSSKDFKVTYDLRLIQGKQNSFTSSLEHSLDALKTMAERRRENCLTHPVCYVLMNIKWKKFGWITFIVNLSLYLAFLLPFTALAVYLKANSLELCGYKFENMTKHRTGYYEHTWDWHDDDSITCNGSQKTVVVLHYVVIVFALIHLTKEIVQIMRQRLKYWTAITNYIEWVIYVSALVFVFPICACKAHYKSEAAAFSLFFAWLNLVLYFRRLSYYGKYVIMLLTMFKTLFQVLLLFFLFVVAFGTTFYLLMYNKSNFDTLEYALMKTFAMTLGELNYESDFIPDIKLHYPLASNVMFVFFSLAMPIILMNMLIGLAVGDIDKIQQKSVMDRYVMQVELLLELEESLPQWILKRMQIDKYEEFPNRKSKLQTRLYEKIIGFGKAESKGEDDGVPPAMAQIIDRVMEQDAKIDEIYAMMKEQSEILKAIGRRQGVEDTASNRKSIIGWFLKKH, from the exons ATGGACTATTCATCTTATAGAAAGCTG AAAGCAGGCAAAGGTAACAAAATACAGAAACTGCATCATGCAGCTTTGTCTGGAAACGAGGCAGAAGTGCAAAAATTGCTTGGAAAAGGAGTTG ACATAAATGCTCCGGATTCAGTTGGCAAAACCCCGTTGCATAATGCCATTCTTGGGAAACATTTCAACATCGTAGACCTGCTGTTGAAATCAGGAGCTGATGTCAAGTGTCTTGATGAGCGGGGAGACACGCCTCTCCACGCTGCTGTCAGAGTTGATAGCGAGGCAATTGTTGTG CTATTGTTAAAAGACGGTAAAACCAACACTAATGCGAAAGGATTCGGGTCTTACACACCTCTTCACATTGCTGCTCAAATGGACTGCGTCGACATTTGCAAGCGATTG GTTGAGCACGAAGGCGACATCGCTCAAGCAGCTGAAGACAAAATGACTCCCTTCGGTTTCGCAATAGCTAAGGGAGCACAGGCTGTGTCTGAATATTTTGCTGGAATTG TCAAGGAGAAAGGCATGAATTTAGAGGGTCTCCTCTACAACGTTGATAATGAAGGTAGCACCTTACTCCATCTTGCAGTGGACAGCGGGATTCTCCCG attGTAGGGTTGTGTTTAAAGCTTGGATCAAATGTGCGCCAAACAAAG GAATCAGATAACAGCACTGCTTTACATCTAGCATGCTCACAAGGCTCTCTTGAGATCGTTCAACTGCTGACCAATGAGATCCGCGACATCTGCAAAGAAGAGATCATCGATGAACAAGGCATGTTTCCCATTCACCGAGCAGCAATGAACAATCACTTCACAGTGGTAAACTTTTTATTGGATCAG gGCGCCGAAGCTGACCCCAGAGACATTGAAGGGCAAACTCCTCTTTTCTTAGCCGCTTCAGTGGGTGGAACAGAGACTGTTCAGCTCCTTATGGATCGGGGAGCCGATATAACACTCAAAGATATGGAGCTACGCTCGGCTCTGCATGTAGCTATTGGGAACACAAGTACCATGGATGCCTTAATGAAG AGTCCCTCATCCAAGTCATTAGTGGTTGACAAAGATGCGACTGGATATACTCCGGTACATTATGCAGCACGAGCTGGATGTCTTGAG CACATCATACTCTTCATCAGCAAGAACAAAGCTGCTGAACAAGTCACATCAGATTCACTGGATACGCCTCTCCATATCGTCTCCCG GTATGGCTGGCTCGAGATTGCTCAAAGGCTACTGAAAAAACGAAATGTGAGAATCATAAATGTACAGAATGACCAAGGAAAAACACCCCTGCATTTGGCGTGTCACGAGGGCCATGAAAAAATAGCTAAACTTCTCTTGATGGAAGGTGCAACAATTGAAAG GGATCATCATGACCGAACACCACTTCACCTGGCAGCAGCAAAGGGCTCAGAGGAGTGCGTCGAGTACATACTGGAAACGCACCCAGGAAGTTTAAACGCCATTGACAAATATCAG AACACGGCTCTCAATCTGGCAGCGACCGCTGGCCATGCGTCACTAGTAATTTACCTGCTCTCTGTTAAAGAACAAGAGATCCTGTTAAACTCGCAAAATCAAAACGTTCTTGACCTTGCCATCTCGAACGACAAAGAAGCGGTTGCTATGGCAATCATTGAACATCCCAG ATGGAAGGAGGTAATGGATTCAGCTGTGGGAGGAGGAGTGTCTCAGATTCAGACTTTGGTAGAGAAGATGCCGGAGGTGGCAGAA CGTGTTCTTGATCAATGTGTCGACCAAGAGGGTGACCCGAGCAGTAAAGATTTCAAA GTAACATATGATCTGCGGCTGATTCAAGGAAAGCAAAACAGTTTTACAAGTTCGTTAGAGCATTCATTAGATGCCCTAAAG ACTATGGCAGAAAGACGGCGAGAGAATTGCTTGACTCATCCAGTATGCTATGTGCTTATGAACATCAAATG GAAGAAATTTGGTTGGATCACATTCATCGTAAATCTGTCTTTGTACCTGGCCTTTCTTTTGCCATTTACTGCACTCGCAGTTTATCTCAAGGCCAACAGCCTTGAATTGTGTGgctataaatttgaaaatatgacAAAACATCGCACAGGCTACTACGAACATACTTGG GACTGGCACGATGACGACAGCATCACATGCAATGGTTCTCAAAAG ACTGTTGTGGTTCTCCATTATGTTGTGATCGTGTTCGCCCTCATTCATCTCACAAAGGAAATTGTGCAAATCATGAGACAG CGCCTTAAGTATTGGACTGCCATCACAAACTACATCGAGTGGGTGATTTACGTGTCTGCACTTGTTTTCGTGTTTCCGATCTGCGCCTGCAAAGCACATTATAAATCTGAGGCAGCGGCATTCTCCTTGTTTTTTGCTTGGCTCAATCTTGTTCTTTACTTCAGAAG GTTGTCGTATTATGGAAAGTATGTAATCATGCTGCTCACGATGTTTAAAACACTTTTCCAG GTcttgcttcttttctttctgtttgtgGTAGCTTTTGGGACAACGTTTTACCTGCTCATGTATAACAAG TCTAACTTTGACACATTGGAATACGCTTTGATGAAAACCTTTGCGATGACTTTGGGAGAGTTGAACTACGAATCAGACTTCATACCCGACATAAAACTGCATTATCCTCTGGCTTCTAACGTCATGTTCGTGTTTTTCTCCCTGGCGATGCCCATCATACTCATGAACATGCTG ATCGGTTTAGCTGTTGGGGATATTGACAAGATTCAACAAAAGTCTGTTATGGATCGTTATGTGATGCAG GTTGAATTGCTTCTGGAGCTCGAGGAATCTCTCCCACAATGGATTTTAAAACGCATGCAGATCGATAAATATGAAGAGTTTCCAAACAGAAAATCCAAGCTACAAACCAGA CTTTACGAGAAGATCATTGGATTTGGAAAAGCAGAAAGTAAAGGAGAGGACGACGGCGTTCCTCCAGCCATGGCGCAGATTATTGACAGGGTGATGGAGCAAGacgcaaa GATAGACGAAATATACGCCATGATGAAGGAACAATCCGAGATCCTCAAAGCCATCGGTCGCCGTCAAGGAGTGGAAGATACTGCATCAAACAGAAAGAGTATTATTGGATGGTTCTTGAAGAAACATTAG
- the LOC131774308 gene encoding transient receptor potential cation channel subfamily A member 1 isoform X6 has protein sequence MNSFLQTQKAGKGNKIQKLHHAALSGNEAEVQKLLGKGVDINAPDSVGKTPLHNAILGKHFNIVDLLLKSGADVKCLDERGDTPLHAAVRVDSEAIVVLLLKDGKTNTNAKGFGSYTPLHIAAQMDCVDICKRLVEHEGDIAQAAEDKMTPFGFAIAKGAQAVSEYFAGIVKEKGMNLEGLLYNVDNEGSTLLHLAVDSGILPIVGLCLKLGSNVRQTKESDNSTALHLACSQGSLEIVQLLTNEIRDICKEEIIDEQGMFPIHRAAMNNHFTVVNFLLDQGAEADPRDIEGQTPLFLAASVGGTETVQLLMDRGADITLKDMELRSALHVAIGNTSTMDALMKSPSSKSLVVDKDATGYTPVHYAARAGCLEHIILFISKNKAAEQVTSDSLDTPLHIVSRYGWLEIAQRLLKKRNVRIINVQNDQGKTPLHLACHEGHEKIAKLLLMEGATIERDHHDRTPLHLAAAKGSEECVEYILETHPGSLNAIDKYQNTALNLAATAGHASLVIYLLSVKEQEILLNSQNQNVLDLAISNDKEAVAMAIIEHPRWKEVMDSAVGGGVSQIQTLVEKMPEVAERVLDQCVDQEGDPSSKDFKVTYDLRLIQGKQNSFTSSLEHSLDALKTMAERRRENCLTHPVCYVLMNIKWKKFGWITFIVNLSLYLAFLLPFTALAVYLKANSLELCGYKFENMTKHRTGYYEHTWDWHDDDSITCNGSQKTVVVLHYVVIVFALIHLTKEIVQIMRQRLKYWTAITNYIEWVIYVSALVFVFPICACKAHYKSEAAAFSLFFAWLNLVLYFRRLSYYGKYVIMLLTMFKTLFQVLLLFFLFVVAFGTTFYLLMYNKSNFDTLEYALMKTFAMTLGELNYESDFIPDIKLHYPLASNVMFVFFSLAMPIILMNMLIGLAVGDIDKIQQKSVMDRYVMQVELLLELEESLPQWILKRMQIDKYEEFPNRKSKLQTRLYEKIIGFGKAESKGEDDGVPPAMAQIIDRVMEQDAKIDEIYAMMKEQSEILKAIGRRQGVEDTASNRKSIIGWFLKKH, from the exons ATGAATTCTTTTTTACAAACCCAG AAAGCAGGCAAAGGTAACAAAATACAGAAACTGCATCATGCAGCTTTGTCTGGAAACGAGGCAGAAGTGCAAAAATTGCTTGGAAAAGGAGTTG ACATAAATGCTCCGGATTCAGTTGGCAAAACCCCGTTGCATAATGCCATTCTTGGGAAACATTTCAACATCGTAGACCTGCTGTTGAAATCAGGAGCTGATGTCAAGTGTCTTGATGAGCGGGGAGACACGCCTCTCCACGCTGCTGTCAGAGTTGATAGCGAGGCAATTGTTGTG CTATTGTTAAAAGACGGTAAAACCAACACTAATGCGAAAGGATTCGGGTCTTACACACCTCTTCACATTGCTGCTCAAATGGACTGCGTCGACATTTGCAAGCGATTG GTTGAGCACGAAGGCGACATCGCTCAAGCAGCTGAAGACAAAATGACTCCCTTCGGTTTCGCAATAGCTAAGGGAGCACAGGCTGTGTCTGAATATTTTGCTGGAATTG TCAAGGAGAAAGGCATGAATTTAGAGGGTCTCCTCTACAACGTTGATAATGAAGGTAGCACCTTACTCCATCTTGCAGTGGACAGCGGGATTCTCCCG attGTAGGGTTGTGTTTAAAGCTTGGATCAAATGTGCGCCAAACAAAG GAATCAGATAACAGCACTGCTTTACATCTAGCATGCTCACAAGGCTCTCTTGAGATCGTTCAACTGCTGACCAATGAGATCCGCGACATCTGCAAAGAAGAGATCATCGATGAACAAGGCATGTTTCCCATTCACCGAGCAGCAATGAACAATCACTTCACAGTGGTAAACTTTTTATTGGATCAG gGCGCCGAAGCTGACCCCAGAGACATTGAAGGGCAAACTCCTCTTTTCTTAGCCGCTTCAGTGGGTGGAACAGAGACTGTTCAGCTCCTTATGGATCGGGGAGCCGATATAACACTCAAAGATATGGAGCTACGCTCGGCTCTGCATGTAGCTATTGGGAACACAAGTACCATGGATGCCTTAATGAAG AGTCCCTCATCCAAGTCATTAGTGGTTGACAAAGATGCGACTGGATATACTCCGGTACATTATGCAGCACGAGCTGGATGTCTTGAG CACATCATACTCTTCATCAGCAAGAACAAAGCTGCTGAACAAGTCACATCAGATTCACTGGATACGCCTCTCCATATCGTCTCCCG GTATGGCTGGCTCGAGATTGCTCAAAGGCTACTGAAAAAACGAAATGTGAGAATCATAAATGTACAGAATGACCAAGGAAAAACACCCCTGCATTTGGCGTGTCACGAGGGCCATGAAAAAATAGCTAAACTTCTCTTGATGGAAGGTGCAACAATTGAAAG GGATCATCATGACCGAACACCACTTCACCTGGCAGCAGCAAAGGGCTCAGAGGAGTGCGTCGAGTACATACTGGAAACGCACCCAGGAAGTTTAAACGCCATTGACAAATATCAG AACACGGCTCTCAATCTGGCAGCGACCGCTGGCCATGCGTCACTAGTAATTTACCTGCTCTCTGTTAAAGAACAAGAGATCCTGTTAAACTCGCAAAATCAAAACGTTCTTGACCTTGCCATCTCGAACGACAAAGAAGCGGTTGCTATGGCAATCATTGAACATCCCAG ATGGAAGGAGGTAATGGATTCAGCTGTGGGAGGAGGAGTGTCTCAGATTCAGACTTTGGTAGAGAAGATGCCGGAGGTGGCAGAA CGTGTTCTTGATCAATGTGTCGACCAAGAGGGTGACCCGAGCAGTAAAGATTTCAAA GTAACATATGATCTGCGGCTGATTCAAGGAAAGCAAAACAGTTTTACAAGTTCGTTAGAGCATTCATTAGATGCCCTAAAG ACTATGGCAGAAAGACGGCGAGAGAATTGCTTGACTCATCCAGTATGCTATGTGCTTATGAACATCAAATG GAAGAAATTTGGTTGGATCACATTCATCGTAAATCTGTCTTTGTACCTGGCCTTTCTTTTGCCATTTACTGCACTCGCAGTTTATCTCAAGGCCAACAGCCTTGAATTGTGTGgctataaatttgaaaatatgacAAAACATCGCACAGGCTACTACGAACATACTTGG GACTGGCACGATGACGACAGCATCACATGCAATGGTTCTCAAAAG ACTGTTGTGGTTCTCCATTATGTTGTGATCGTGTTCGCCCTCATTCATCTCACAAAGGAAATTGTGCAAATCATGAGACAG CGCCTTAAGTATTGGACTGCCATCACAAACTACATCGAGTGGGTGATTTACGTGTCTGCACTTGTTTTCGTGTTTCCGATCTGCGCCTGCAAAGCACATTATAAATCTGAGGCAGCGGCATTCTCCTTGTTTTTTGCTTGGCTCAATCTTGTTCTTTACTTCAGAAG GTTGTCGTATTATGGAAAGTATGTAATCATGCTGCTCACGATGTTTAAAACACTTTTCCAG GTcttgcttcttttctttctgtttgtgGTAGCTTTTGGGACAACGTTTTACCTGCTCATGTATAACAAG TCTAACTTTGACACATTGGAATACGCTTTGATGAAAACCTTTGCGATGACTTTGGGAGAGTTGAACTACGAATCAGACTTCATACCCGACATAAAACTGCATTATCCTCTGGCTTCTAACGTCATGTTCGTGTTTTTCTCCCTGGCGATGCCCATCATACTCATGAACATGCTG ATCGGTTTAGCTGTTGGGGATATTGACAAGATTCAACAAAAGTCTGTTATGGATCGTTATGTGATGCAG GTTGAATTGCTTCTGGAGCTCGAGGAATCTCTCCCACAATGGATTTTAAAACGCATGCAGATCGATAAATATGAAGAGTTTCCAAACAGAAAATCCAAGCTACAAACCAGA CTTTACGAGAAGATCATTGGATTTGGAAAAGCAGAAAGTAAAGGAGAGGACGACGGCGTTCCTCCAGCCATGGCGCAGATTATTGACAGGGTGATGGAGCAAGacgcaaa GATAGACGAAATATACGCCATGATGAAGGAACAATCCGAGATCCTCAAAGCCATCGGTCGCCGTCAAGGAGTGGAAGATACTGCATCAAACAGAAAGAGTATTATTGGATGGTTCTTGAAGAAACATTAG
- the LOC131774308 gene encoding transient receptor potential cation channel subfamily A member 1 isoform X1: MAASPGSMYQKQVLKKRPTSYLQSSLGSLSKSDRYKEKDIPLNSNPPGSPEIPRSNISLRKFSQISAHSDASEADENHADTNGNSIKQTGTPKNAIRAKHHQKAGKGNKIQKLHHAALSGNEAEVQKLLGKGVDINAPDSVGKTPLHNAILGKHFNIVDLLLKSGADVKCLDERGDTPLHAAVRVDSEAIVVLLLKDGKTNTNAKGFGSYTPLHIAAQMDCVDICKRLVEHEGDIAQAAEDKMTPFGFAIAKGAQAVSEYFAGIVKEKGMNLEGLLYNVDNEGSTLLHLAVDSGILPIVGLCLKLGSNVRQTKESDNSTALHLACSQGSLEIVQLLTNEIRDICKEEIIDEQGMFPIHRAAMNNHFTVVNFLLDQGAEADPRDIEGQTPLFLAASVGGTETVQLLMDRGADITLKDMELRSALHVAIGNTSTMDALMKSPSSKSLVVDKDATGYTPVHYAARAGCLEHIILFISKNKAAEQVTSDSLDTPLHIVSRYGWLEIAQRLLKKRNVRIINVQNDQGKTPLHLACHEGHEKIAKLLLMEGATIERDHHDRTPLHLAAAKGSEECVEYILETHPGSLNAIDKYQNTALNLAATAGHASLVIYLLSVKEQEILLNSQNQNVLDLAISNDKEAVAMAIIEHPRWKEVMDSAVGGGVSQIQTLVEKMPEVAERVLDQCVDQEGDPSSKDFKVTYDLRLIQGKQNSFTSSLEHSLDALKTMAERRRENCLTHPVCYVLMNIKWKKFGWITFIVNLSLYLAFLLPFTALAVYLKANSLELCGYKFENMTKHRTGYYEHTWDWHDDDSITCNGSQKTVVVLHYVVIVFALIHLTKEIVQIMRQRLKYWTAITNYIEWVIYVSALVFVFPICACKAHYKSEAAAFSLFFAWLNLVLYFRRLSYYGKYVIMLLTMFKTLFQVLLLFFLFVVAFGTTFYLLMYNKSNFDTLEYALMKTFAMTLGELNYESDFIPDIKLHYPLASNVMFVFFSLAMPIILMNMLIGLAVGDIDKIQQKSVMDRYVMQVELLLELEESLPQWILKRMQIDKYEEFPNRKSKLQTRLYEKIIGFGKAESKGEDDGVPPAMAQIIDRVMEQDAKIDEIYAMMKEQSEILKAIGRRQGVEDTASNRKSIIGWFLKKH, translated from the exons ATGGCTGCGTCTCCTGGAAGTATGTACCAAAAACAAGTTCTTAAAAAACGGCCAACGTCCTACCTACAGTCATCTTTAGGATCTTTGTCCAAATCAGACCGATATAAAGAGAAAGATATCCCTTTAAATTCAAATCCGCCAGGCAGCCCGGAGATACCGCGATCAAACATCAGCTTAAGGAAGTTCAGTCAAATTAGTGCGCATTCTGATGCTTCAGAGGCTGATGAAAACCACGCCGATACTAACGGTAACTCAATCAAACAAACAGGGACGCCAAAAAATGCCATTCGGGCAAAACATCACCAG AAAGCAGGCAAAGGTAACAAAATACAGAAACTGCATCATGCAGCTTTGTCTGGAAACGAGGCAGAAGTGCAAAAATTGCTTGGAAAAGGAGTTG ACATAAATGCTCCGGATTCAGTTGGCAAAACCCCGTTGCATAATGCCATTCTTGGGAAACATTTCAACATCGTAGACCTGCTGTTGAAATCAGGAGCTGATGTCAAGTGTCTTGATGAGCGGGGAGACACGCCTCTCCACGCTGCTGTCAGAGTTGATAGCGAGGCAATTGTTGTG CTATTGTTAAAAGACGGTAAAACCAACACTAATGCGAAAGGATTCGGGTCTTACACACCTCTTCACATTGCTGCTCAAATGGACTGCGTCGACATTTGCAAGCGATTG GTTGAGCACGAAGGCGACATCGCTCAAGCAGCTGAAGACAAAATGACTCCCTTCGGTTTCGCAATAGCTAAGGGAGCACAGGCTGTGTCTGAATATTTTGCTGGAATTG TCAAGGAGAAAGGCATGAATTTAGAGGGTCTCCTCTACAACGTTGATAATGAAGGTAGCACCTTACTCCATCTTGCAGTGGACAGCGGGATTCTCCCG attGTAGGGTTGTGTTTAAAGCTTGGATCAAATGTGCGCCAAACAAAG GAATCAGATAACAGCACTGCTTTACATCTAGCATGCTCACAAGGCTCTCTTGAGATCGTTCAACTGCTGACCAATGAGATCCGCGACATCTGCAAAGAAGAGATCATCGATGAACAAGGCATGTTTCCCATTCACCGAGCAGCAATGAACAATCACTTCACAGTGGTAAACTTTTTATTGGATCAG gGCGCCGAAGCTGACCCCAGAGACATTGAAGGGCAAACTCCTCTTTTCTTAGCCGCTTCAGTGGGTGGAACAGAGACTGTTCAGCTCCTTATGGATCGGGGAGCCGATATAACACTCAAAGATATGGAGCTACGCTCGGCTCTGCATGTAGCTATTGGGAACACAAGTACCATGGATGCCTTAATGAAG AGTCCCTCATCCAAGTCATTAGTGGTTGACAAAGATGCGACTGGATATACTCCGGTACATTATGCAGCACGAGCTGGATGTCTTGAG CACATCATACTCTTCATCAGCAAGAACAAAGCTGCTGAACAAGTCACATCAGATTCACTGGATACGCCTCTCCATATCGTCTCCCG GTATGGCTGGCTCGAGATTGCTCAAAGGCTACTGAAAAAACGAAATGTGAGAATCATAAATGTACAGAATGACCAAGGAAAAACACCCCTGCATTTGGCGTGTCACGAGGGCCATGAAAAAATAGCTAAACTTCTCTTGATGGAAGGTGCAACAATTGAAAG GGATCATCATGACCGAACACCACTTCACCTGGCAGCAGCAAAGGGCTCAGAGGAGTGCGTCGAGTACATACTGGAAACGCACCCAGGAAGTTTAAACGCCATTGACAAATATCAG AACACGGCTCTCAATCTGGCAGCGACCGCTGGCCATGCGTCACTAGTAATTTACCTGCTCTCTGTTAAAGAACAAGAGATCCTGTTAAACTCGCAAAATCAAAACGTTCTTGACCTTGCCATCTCGAACGACAAAGAAGCGGTTGCTATGGCAATCATTGAACATCCCAG ATGGAAGGAGGTAATGGATTCAGCTGTGGGAGGAGGAGTGTCTCAGATTCAGACTTTGGTAGAGAAGATGCCGGAGGTGGCAGAA CGTGTTCTTGATCAATGTGTCGACCAAGAGGGTGACCCGAGCAGTAAAGATTTCAAA GTAACATATGATCTGCGGCTGATTCAAGGAAAGCAAAACAGTTTTACAAGTTCGTTAGAGCATTCATTAGATGCCCTAAAG ACTATGGCAGAAAGACGGCGAGAGAATTGCTTGACTCATCCAGTATGCTATGTGCTTATGAACATCAAATG GAAGAAATTTGGTTGGATCACATTCATCGTAAATCTGTCTTTGTACCTGGCCTTTCTTTTGCCATTTACTGCACTCGCAGTTTATCTCAAGGCCAACAGCCTTGAATTGTGTGgctataaatttgaaaatatgacAAAACATCGCACAGGCTACTACGAACATACTTGG GACTGGCACGATGACGACAGCATCACATGCAATGGTTCTCAAAAG ACTGTTGTGGTTCTCCATTATGTTGTGATCGTGTTCGCCCTCATTCATCTCACAAAGGAAATTGTGCAAATCATGAGACAG CGCCTTAAGTATTGGACTGCCATCACAAACTACATCGAGTGGGTGATTTACGTGTCTGCACTTGTTTTCGTGTTTCCGATCTGCGCCTGCAAAGCACATTATAAATCTGAGGCAGCGGCATTCTCCTTGTTTTTTGCTTGGCTCAATCTTGTTCTTTACTTCAGAAG GTTGTCGTATTATGGAAAGTATGTAATCATGCTGCTCACGATGTTTAAAACACTTTTCCAG GTcttgcttcttttctttctgtttgtgGTAGCTTTTGGGACAACGTTTTACCTGCTCATGTATAACAAG TCTAACTTTGACACATTGGAATACGCTTTGATGAAAACCTTTGCGATGACTTTGGGAGAGTTGAACTACGAATCAGACTTCATACCCGACATAAAACTGCATTATCCTCTGGCTTCTAACGTCATGTTCGTGTTTTTCTCCCTGGCGATGCCCATCATACTCATGAACATGCTG ATCGGTTTAGCTGTTGGGGATATTGACAAGATTCAACAAAAGTCTGTTATGGATCGTTATGTGATGCAG GTTGAATTGCTTCTGGAGCTCGAGGAATCTCTCCCACAATGGATTTTAAAACGCATGCAGATCGATAAATATGAAGAGTTTCCAAACAGAAAATCCAAGCTACAAACCAGA CTTTACGAGAAGATCATTGGATTTGGAAAAGCAGAAAGTAAAGGAGAGGACGACGGCGTTCCTCCAGCCATGGCGCAGATTATTGACAGGGTGATGGAGCAAGacgcaaa GATAGACGAAATATACGCCATGATGAAGGAACAATCCGAGATCCTCAAAGCCATCGGTCGCCGTCAAGGAGTGGAAGATACTGCATCAAACAGAAAGAGTATTATTGGATGGTTCTTGAAGAAACATTAG